Within the Maribacter sp. BPC-D8 genome, the region TTCCTGTTTTAAAATTGAATACCACCAAAAACTACATTACGGGTATTTACCCCTACTCTATTATGACGAGTAGCTTCTATCCTGTATATGATAATCAACATGCGCTTAAAGTATCGTTTTCTGCACAAGAATGGTGTGGTCATGTATACGCACAATTAAACAATAAAGATGATTTCGAAATTATGAGTCATTCTTATTTTGAATCTGAAGGTGATCAAAATTACCAAATAAAGAAAGCTGTATTAGAAAATGAAATCTGGAATAAAATCAGAGTAAATCCAGAAAATCTACCTATCGGTGAAATAAACATGATTCCGTCATTAGAGTTTATCAGAACAACTCATGAAGAATTCAAGGCTTACAAGGCAATCACTTCTTTAACTGAAAAAGATGGAATGAATACTTATGAGATTAACTATCCGCAGTTAGAACGTACTTTAAAAATAATGTTTGAAAACAAATTTCCATATGTAATAGAAAGCTGGACAGACACCTTTCATGATGGGTTTGGCGACAACAAAAAAGTTTTAACTTCAAAAGCTACAAGAATTAACAGGATTACAACACCCTATTGGCAGCAGAAATCGAATAAGGATTTATCTTTGCGCGATAGTTTAG harbors:
- a CDS encoding septum formation inhibitor Maf translates to MKLLKLNKAVYSIFGLVILLSSCKEKPESNSDTLAMSTTEIKTEAPKKELSQEFKDYWYNGTAEITSYNLEQARYGEMRAGSAVLIYVTEPFLPGAQVKADNSNKSNIPVLKLNTTKNYITGIYPYSIMTSSFYPVYDNQHALKVSFSAQEWCGHVYAQLNNKDDFEIMSHSYFESEGDQNYQIKKAVLENEIWNKIRVNPENLPIGEINMIPSLEFIRTTHEEFKAYKAITSLTEKDGMNTYEINYPQLERTLKIMFENKFPYVIESWTDTFHDGFGDNKKVLTSKATRINRITTPYWQQKSNKDLSLRDSLGL